AGTGCCATCAAGCCAGTGCGAGCTGACTCAAGGATGCCGAAAGGAGCCACGAGCTTCAGGAAAGAGTCGATCCTTGACTGCTTGGCAGATCTAGTGAATTGTTAGTCTTAGTCGCTATGTCCGTGAGCAGGCCGACTTACAGTTCCACGATGCAGCTGATGGTGCTGATATCCAGAACCTTGCCGCCGAACTGGTGGGTAAAATAGGTGATGGTCTTCAAGTGCTCGTGCTTGTGTCGCAGGGCTTCACTGGCAGCGAGCTTGCTAGGGTGGAAGTCCTGGGCGGTCTCCTCAAGGGACCGTGTCTGTCGCTCAATGCCTTCCGGAGACTCGGGCTCGCCAGCCGTCATCTCGCGGTGGTGAGCCAGAAGCTCCTCAAAATATTCGGGCCCGAGAATGTTGATCTTGGCAAGAAGCAGCTCGCGCTGGACCAGGGCGGCATTGCTGTAGTCCAAGACAGCCCAGACGGGGACGAGAtcctcgagctgccgccTGGCTTGCTCAACAACTCCATCCTGGCCCGTCAGGACAATCGTCATGCGTGACAGGTCCTCGACCTCAGTATTGCAAACGACGAGAGAGTCGATGTTGAagccgcgggcggcaagaaTTCCGGACAGACGGGACAGCACGCCAGGCTCGTTCTGGACGAGGCAGTTGAGGATGTGCCTCTTGGGAGGGgccatggacggcgtcggcgtctcaTAGAGGATATTGGACACggccgcctgggccgaccatgcgggcggcgcgttggTGACGGGCAAGGGCGCGGAGCGGTTTCGCAGGGCCTTGTAGGCAatggccgaggtcgagctgcTGTTGGAGGAGTAgcggacggcgccgagggtcgaggtgcgcgaggcaGCAAGCCGACGAAGCGGCGCGCTGCAGGACCGGAGCGAGGCCATCTTGCGATCAATCGAGGACACTTTCACCCTCTCTGATCAAACGAGATGCGTCGCGATGCCAGCTGATGGTGGCTCGGTGTCAATGGCTTGGAGGTCGTGAGTCAAatggacggcgggcagggcgccAAAAACTTGGTGGACCTGCTGGGGGGCTCCGAAATATCGGAGGCGGCCAAGTTTGTTGGCTGAGCACGGGCAAGAGCGCTCTCGGCCCGCACGACACAGAGGCGGACAGTGCCAAGTAGTAACGACTTCCCCGCTCACACGGCCCAATCTATTCCATCTTCGTTACGCATGAATTCAGTACGCAATGGCTTGGACCCTCGGTGACCTCCTATGGTTCGCTATTCTCTGAAGCCTCAGAAGCAGGTTGCATACATCGGGCCTAGGAGCCGCCGAATCGTTGAATTTCTGAATGGCCCTTGGTCATGAACAACTTACGTGGGCTGGTCGTCGCTGTGTCCGCAGGTCCGTAATCGGACGAAGGGTTCCCTCCCCCAGGTTGGCTGCTGGTAGAGCATAGTGGCCACCACAACGCTGCTCGATTGGCTTGCACTACAAGCGAGATAACCACTCCTAGAAAGTCTGGAGGAATCATCTGATACTCCTGTATTTTTGCGTTGACGTCAAGAGGAAAGGGAGAAGGCCCTGGCCGGGCTCTCCTTTGGCCTCGAGGGTAAAGGACAGTGCCACATTTCAGCTTAGCACGGTAGCGTCTGTAGGTCACTCAAGCGTCAAAAGGTTCCTCTGTATTATTATTGGCTTTGGTGCCAGCCATCGGTCGTGACTTCGTCCATACAACATCGAACACCCTGACGAACGCTCCCACGAAAAAGGAAACCCACGTACAGAACTTGGGTGCGAACACTTTGTGCGACGCGCATCCGTCAACCATCGTTGAGCGATATCGGGCTTTGGCGCGCGTCCTTCGCCCACGTTTAGAACACTAGATGCACGCAATTGCCAGTGAACGACGGGGACGGCATACACACACAACACCCCGCTCTGCTCCGTGTCTTCGCCATGATCAAGCACGCCAAGACTGTGACCCAAGATGAATGCGCACCCAAGAAAGCCGCCGAGACGTAGAGATCATCGCGTCATACTGCAGTTTGTGAGGCCTCCTACATGGGTTCAACCCTTCACTCTCAAGCTACAGGAGACATACTTACCCGTCGCGCCCGACTAGGACTATGACTGTTTCTACGCTCAAGTATTCGAGAACAGAAACCCGGCCTTGCGGTCTAAACCCCTTGGGGTCAAGCAGAAGAACATCCTGGCAACATGCAACTACAACGCGCGCAGTCTCGGGGTCCGCAAGCTCATGCTCATATCCGAGGCAAAACGCCTGTGCCCGAGCCTCGTTCTGGTAGATGGCGAGGACTTGACCCCATTTCGGGATACCAGCAAGACTCTGTTCAACTTCCTCCGCTCTCATTCCTGGAACGGAAAGGTCGAGCGACTCGGGTTTGATGAAGTATTCATGGGTAGGCCACTGCAGCCGCCCTAACCAGGAGTGCACGACTCGACTAGCTGACAAGACCAGACGTAACGGACATGGTTGACTACAATATTCTCTGCTTGAACCGTAACTCACTGGGCGATTCGTTCTTCCACCTGTCCGAGCAAGATCCAGAACGAGGCTTCCTGTGCGATCTCAACGCGATTGTCGGCTGCGTCGCCGGACCGGCCACTGCCCAGGCAGATCTCGACAACCATACCTATCTACGTCTACTTCTTGGGTCCCACCTGGCACACTACCTGAGAACGAAGCTCGAAACCGACTTTGGCTACACCTCAACGTGCGGCATCTCAACCAACAAGTTGCTAAGCAAACTTGTGGGCAGCTGCCACAAGCCTCAGAACCAGACCACCTTCTTGGCCTGGAGCGATGAGGGCGTGATGGCATTTATGGATGCACACAAGACGAGAAAAGTGCCAGGGCTCGGATTCAAGACAGCTATGCTACTGGAGTCACACGTTCTTGGCCAGGACGTCGACATCGACACTGACTCACACTCTTTCGACTCCCTTGTCACCGTTGGGCAGGTGCGTCAGCATCCGTCCATGTCACCAGCATTCATTGAGACTCTTCTCAAGGGTCCTGGCTCAGAAAGGGGGGTGGGAACCAGAGTCTGGGGCCTGCTCCATGGAGTGGACGAGTCAGAGGTCAAGGAAGCGAGCGACATCCCTTCTCAAATTAGCATCGAAGACACGTACAAGGGCCTCGAGACCATCCCTCAAATCACAGAAGAGCTGCACAAGCTCTCATGCTCCCTGATACGAAGACTGCGGGTTGACCTGCTTACCGCTAACTCAAACGCCGATGTTCCCGGTTGCCGCAAATGGATCGCGCGGCCTAAGACGCTGCGACTCTCCATCAGGTCGTGGCCGACACGCCAAGTGCCACATTCCACTCAAGCTATGAATTTCAGCAGAGCATCTCGATCAGGCCCCATTTCGCCCTTTGTGTTCGACCTCGAGACCGACATAGATTGTcttgcgcagcgcctcgtaGCGGAGACACTACTTCCACTTCTCCGACGTCTACAAACCGAACAAGGGCCAAACCATAAATGGAATCTTCAACTATTGAATATTTGCGCAGCCAACATGGTTGCTGGAGCGGCGGATGACAAATTAGGGGTGGGGAGAGACATCGGCGACATGTTCAAGCATCAGGACGAGATGTTACGCCCGTGGAAAGTAACGCAACCCGCCGATGAGCCGTCTCACAGtcaggtcgaggacggcacGAAACAGGTGTCGTTCGACGATGATGATTACGAAGGTGATGTAGCTtgggacggcgcggcgcatccTCAATGCCCGGCTTGTGGACACCCCATACCACACTTTGCGATGGCTGCTCACGCAAGGTTTCATGAGCTGGGGGGCTAAGGTTCTGGTCGACATCCGGAGATTCTCAACACTGATGTGTCGACCAATCTGAAAAACCTCCATTTCGAGCGTTGCTACGACTTCTCACATGTAGGGGAGGCATACACCTTGACTTTGAAGCGAGACGCTATTTCACACGGATGGATAACCGCATGGTCAGCCATCCTGCTTTGGCCAACGGTACAACCGTAATAGTCAAAGAAGCATGTGACGTTCGCAGCACACTGCACGCCGAGTAATTGGACGAGATCACACAACCTGAGGACGACGTATAGCTTGTTTCCCCGAAGCGGTGTGGCTAGGATCGAGCATTAACAATCTTTCCCCTCCTTAAATGCGATTTCCGGCGGAAATGGCACCAGAAGGGGGCTGGGCTCCGCGGCAACGATGAAATCACGCGCCAGTCGCAAACGTCTTGCTCGTCAGATCTGCTCCATAGAGGTGCGATGCTGTCGTCCCGCGTGTTACGTGGTGCcatacacacatacacacaagGATAGCTCCCGATTCGAGCGAAAACCTAGTGGTTTTGTTACTGAAACGCTGGtggccggcgtcggtcaTCGGGTTCGTGCATAGCTCAGCCCAGGGCGTCCAGAGATGTGCGTGATTCAGTGACCGTCTTTCGTCTAATCAACTTGGAAAGGAGCATTCTACTTCGTGTCGAGGCGGGTCTGCATTCAGCTAGACAATCACGGGATGTGATGCCGTTTGGTGCAACGTTTTCCGTTGTACCATTGAATCACCAGTGTGTGCGGAGGATGAGCCTTCTGTCGGCGGCTATCCGCAGGGCAACCATGTACCAGAACTTGCTGGGGCCAAGGTGCAGTGGATGCTCGAGAGGTGTCCCGGGAAGTGGGAACGACAGATTCCAGGTCATGTTCGTTTTGCCGAACAGAGAAGACGCGGGAGAAACAGATGGTCTTGTGCTTTTGTGGAAGAAAGTGAGACGCGCAACGAAGGAGGGAGGCATCACATTCatggggagggaggcagcaCAGCGGCGCACGAAGCAACAGAGCACACGGCCAGCAACTCGCTCGCTCCTGCCATTCATTGTTGGACGAGAGCtcagcagtagcagtagcagtagcagtagccGTAGCAGCAGGATAATCGCGGTGGAATCGCATGGAGTGGCAGGAGCAGCGAACGCAGCTGGGCTGCACCTTCCCTCCGTCAACTCGACtcttcccttccctcccccctccgtcatcgcgagccagccagggcagccatACATCGTatccgcccgtccgtccgccttCCGAACTTCTTCCCTCGAGATTGAATAAGCGCAGCCAGCCTCAGGCCGCCCTTCGCGAACACACTTGGGCCCCAGGCGACTGAACAGCACCATCCCTCTGACAACGACCCGGCGCTGCCCGAGCAGCTGCCACCTGCCACCTGCCAGCCAGATGCCAGCCCCAACTGCCATGGCCTGTTCGCAAACGGTTCCCTCGCACCTGGCAGCTGTTCCAGTGACAGCTGTGCTGCGACTTTTCTTCTCCCACTGAGCTGAACTGAGCGGATGGAGCCAGTCTCGCTTCCGCCAGCTGCACAGGTTTGCCTCCTTACCTCTTCACCTCCATCACCTGCCGTCTGTCTTCACCTTCACCCGCACACTACCCGCACACTCCACCACTATTTCCTTCTTTTGCCTCCTCATCAAGAGCGGGCTTCGTCTGGTCGAGACCTGCTATCCACGTTCGCGTGCACAGGTCTACATCCTGCATATCGAAACACTCTCTTCGAGcatcggccagggccagTGACCGGCGCTTGACCATAGCACTGTTCCTTTTCTCGCGATCCTCAACGAGACCCCATCAACAACTGCAACCATGGGTCGAGGAGgtcgcggtggcggccatgccccCTTTCGTCGGCCTGTCGACTTGACCGGCATCATTTCCGCCGCTGAGAGAAACGACTTGATCACTCTGGCTAATGCCATCACGGAAAAGATGCACAGCGACATTAGCCGTGTTTTCGACTCCCCTAAAGTGAGCACCGTTGACGACAATGGCGAAAAAAACCCCTTCCAGTCAATTCTTGTCGTCTTCCGTCGACATGAAGGCAACACGTCCGACAACCTGGGAGTCGCTGAACAGTCCCCTGCTATccctggcggcgatggatcCAAGACGTATAGCAAAGTGCATGAGATTGTCGAAAAGGAGGAGAAACAGGCCATGACACCTCAGCTGGGCGAGCTCAGAAGAGAGGCCCTTATGTTCTTTCGCAAGTGGCAGCATGTGATCACTCAGAGAATCCGGGAGatcgccgtcaccgagccCACCGGCCACatgccgggcggcggcactcgtggccgtggtggccgtggctctcgaggtggtggccgcgcccgcggtgcgcgaggtggtgctggtCTGGGTCGTGGAGGTCTGACCCTGGCACTTGGTATGGTTTTGCGACGCCCTATATCCATTCTACCCCCTTCGACTGTACGGAGGCTAACCCAGCCCAAGGCCCGCCCCGTGTCCCTGTAAACCAGATGGACCGTGAGCTGGCCGCAGCATTCCCGCCGATTCCTACCACTCTGTGGACACTTCACGTGGAAAAGCGAAAGCTTCTTCTGCATGTGGTCCTCTTGCTTGTCCTGTCGCTCCAGGACTACAATGCCAACGCACGAGTCTTTCTTCTCAACCTTACATCTGCCCTCAATCTTTCCTTGGCCATCTATCATGGTGAAGAGCTTCGAATCTCTCAGGCCTTGGCAAAACTTGCTCTCGAATATGCTCCCCGGGACGAAGCCGGTCAAAGGGTCGAAGAACAGAAAGGCCCAAAGCGATGGAAGGTCGGATTCACTTCTCCGAGTCCCAACTCTACTATTGCTTCTGCGCTCAAGGCAGAAGGCATCGGAACCATCAACGACGGGCTGACCCTGAGCGTCGCCACCATTGCAGGGCTTCTTGGGCCCTTGGGAGAGTATGGGCACTTACTGGGTAACATGTTTGGCATCAACGCTGTTCGGCCCACTAGCAAGCTGCTGGAGGCATGCGGCAAGGACGTGTCCGATTTTGCCTTCCTCCGCTTGCACGACCCAGCCAACTCCGAATACCGAGACATGAAGGAGACTCCAGCGGCCGGTCGCCGTCTTCGTGTGGTCTTGGCCATGAGCGGATGCTATTCCGAGACTGAAGACCTGGTTAGACCCTGGCGTTTTCTTGGCCAGCAAACCGAGAGCTATGCGGTCAGATGGGACGTGACGTCTCTCACAAACCTCGGGAGCGCCGTCGAGACAGTCATCAAGAGCACCGCTTGGGCAAATGCAGCCAAGGAGATCAGATCGCGATCCCGTAAGAGGCCCCTCATCATCCTAGTCCACCAGTAACCCTCCAGAGGTTTATTAACATGCTGCAGTCTTCGCCAGTCTCCTGCACAATTCGTGGCCCGTCGCTCTACTCAAAGTGAGCAAGATCATTGATAATCCGTGGAACTGGGGGATGGTTCGAGCCGAGAAAGTGGGCGCTTTGCTCGCGGACGCTCTTGTGCGACACAAGTTTCAGGGCGAGAGATCGGTCTCTCTCATAGGATACAGCCTTGCAGCTCGAGCGATCTACACCTGCCTGATGGTGCTGGCCGAACGCCGCCAGTTCGGCTTGATCGACTCGGTAGTTCTCATTGGAACTCCAGCACCGTCCGAGAGCCGGGTTTGGCTGACGCTGAAGAGCGTTGTGTCTGGCAGGCTGGTCAACGTTTACTCGGAGCACGACTACATGCTGGGTTTCCTCTATCGCACCTCGAATGTCCACTTCGGAGTGGCGGGACTGCAGGAGATTCAGGGCGCCAACGGCGTCGAAAATCACTGCGTCAAATACCTGCCCCGAGGACACTTGGGCTACCAGGTCCTTACTGGTCAGATTCTGAAGGACATTGGCTGGGACTCTCTGGATGTGGATGCTGTCAAGGCTGATGTGGCCCAGCATAGGGGTTCGGGACGTCGAGGCAGGGGCAGAGGCGGCCGAGCCTAAACCGGCTTGCTGCGTAACATGAGCCACCACGGGGTTGGGGACGTTCGGGGGTCCATGGCAATGGGGTGGCAGGTTGGCGTTGAAGTGAGACACGCACCGTGACCATGGGATAAGGCGAATAAGGGCATGGCGTTAAAGTAGCTGCGAAATAGTCGCAGCAAAGATACCAATTTGACTTGATTGACGTAGTTTTCATTCCGAGAATGCTTGGTGTTAGGTTCCATTATCGAGGGTATAAGGCAGGTCTGGACTGCGGTTGTCTTGACATGACAAGACTCGTATCAGGCTCGCGTCATACACCACTATTCATACACCACTATCAGCCTGAATGGCCATGCTCAGATTTCTCCCCCGGTGCGAGCAAACTGATCTCGCACCCCGGCGCCTCCATTGCCTCTATATCATGTTCGTCTCCGGCAGGAAAGTACGGGACGGAGTaggtgtacgaagtaggtggGTAATGTGGTGATAACAAACCCACCCCAGACAGAGACTATCTAGCCGGCCGACCACTTGCGTGTACGTGTGCCATGTCGCGACTCTCGCCCCTCGTATCCATTGTTTCCTCCCCCGGCGGTCCCGTTTCTCTCAATCTCGCGTTCTCTTgaggcctgcctgccctgatCCCACCCTTGGCGGGGGCATTACTGATCCGGTAGGCCTCCCAACATTCCCGACATGCTTTGTTCCAGGGGCCCGCTGGGCGAATATCCCTCAAAATGGTGCACGCTTACGCTCCCAAACCATGGACCTTGTTTTACACAATCGTGATGACAGGCCGGATAGGAGGCCGATGCGGTGGGGCGGAAGACGGTTGGTAGAAGGGTGGTGTTGTACATATGTAAGTGTGGTCTTACTCGTGAGTGGTGCCATGATGCGACTTGGTTTGCGTTCTGACATCTTCGCTCAGTCGTCTTGATGCTGACCATAGACATTCATGGCCGTGGGCAGGTGATACAGGCTCAGATTCAtgtcggtggcgtcgtcccGAGCATGCTGGGAACCTGCTTCCGCACCAGCCCTCTTGTGCCACGCTGTTCCATGCGCGGAACGCCTTGGATGGCCCTCGGCTCGCGCATCAGCGTGCGATCGAGACGAGATGGAATGCGGGTGACGACGGAGCGGTACTCCCCCGGAAAACTGCCTTTAGGCAGGGGCACCGATGCCGTGCGCCAAATGTGATCCGTCGTGTCAGTCAAGAAGGTTGGGGTCTTGCCCGTCGCAGTCCGGGAGGAGACTCCCAGGCCCCAGCCGTTGGCCGATGCACCATGAGAGGCCCGGATGGTCGACAGCCGGGACAGGCCGGACGACAGGCCCGTTCGGCCACGggccttcttggccatgATAATTTCATCGAAAAGCCGCACTGACGCCTCGGATGCGGGCTTCATCTCGCGGTGATGAATGAATTCATTGAACGCTGTGTGATTCCGGTTAGCCAACCAACGCCCAACACGTCGAAACGTCTGTTGGGCGACGACTCACCCTGTGTGTCCCGAAGCATGGTGGTATACTCTTGCTGATCGTAAGGCAGGCTCTTGATGAAGCCATCCATGTCGAAGGCGTACAACTGGCCGTTGTTCTTCTGCTGCCTCGAGGGCTTACCCAGGTACTTGCGGTACGTATAGAGCAGGCTGGCCATGCACCGCACGAAGGCCGCTCTGACGCGATCAGCGTGAAAGGCCTCTGGACAAACCAGCGAGACCTGCCCCAGGCACCTGCCATGGGCCCACGTCTTGCACGAGCTGCACTGATACATtccgtcgccctcgggcttTTCGTCGCAAATGGtgcacggcgacgatgcgtcCCTTGCATCGAGGCTGAAGCAGTGGCCTTCGACCCAAACGGTTGTTTCCGTGTTTTGCACCGGCTGAATCTGCATGTTGGGCATGATGGTAGAGGCGGCCAACGTCGACTGAGCATAAGCAGACGGCGCATAGCCGGCACCAAAGGATGACGTGGTGTCGACGGATAGGCCCGAGATGGAGGCGTTGGGTTGATGGCCGTTGAGGAAGGGCAAAGCCGGTCGACTGTTTGGATGGAACTTGTCGAGGCCAAACGATGAGCTGCGGCGTCCCTTCTCCTCGCCAAAATGGCCCGAGCGCTTTTCACGAAGGGTGGCAGTCAGGGCAAAGCCAGAATCACTTCGTGAAAGTGGCGTCGTTGGCATTGGTGGGAAGTGTGTGGAGACGGGGGAAACCGACGATTGCGGGCTCGTCCTGCTAGACTTGCTAGTCCCAGGCCTATCAGCCTTGCCAGTGTCGACGGATGAGACGGTGAATGCGTTGAAgacgggcggacggatgTCAGTTGCGGGGTCGGGCTCAGCAAAGCTGGACGAGTTCTGCGTGACCCATTTGCCTAGCGACGTacgtggcggcgtcggggtgAATACTGAGCCGTTTTCCGAGGAGAAAGCGTCGTAGGGAAAAGACTCGATGGCGTATGGAGGCGGACCAACGGTGACACCGTAGCGAAGAGTGTGAGGTGCGGCAACCTGCAGAAGCGACATGAGCTTTCGACGATGCTGCCTGGGCAGTCGGTGCGGCTGCGACGTAGCGTCAATGGTGTCCCTGTCCAGGTCCACGAGGACGTAGTCATCATCTGGCAAATCTATCCGCTCATACCGGCGCTCGACACCGACAATATAGGGGCAGGGGGCCTCCAAAGCCGAGATGAGGCGCGCCGGCAAGACGGGAATGAAGATGCTGGCCCACTTGAAGGGGTAGAGAAGGTTGGCCAGGGCATGGCAGGCCAGGTGCAGCATGCTGGTGTGGGATGAAAGGAAGATGATGCGGGATTCGGACATGGCGTACTCGAAAAGCGCGACAACGTTTTCGAGCGAGAGGCACCTGAAGAGGGCATAGAGGTCGATGGTTCGGGACCCGGGAAGCTCGTTACTGGCTTCTTTTCGCGAGAACATTCTCAGATCCCTCACGCCCAGCTCGACCTGAGTCTTGGACCCCAACGGAGTAAACGCCTCGGTACACATGTTGACGACATAGCGCTCCAAGGGCTGCCATCGTCCGATCTTGGGGGAGCTGGGCAGTACTCTGAGGACGCTGCCGTCGGTCATGGGAACgaggatggccttgagcCACTCCTTCCAGAATGCCATATTGGCAGGGTCGCGACCCAGAATGCCGTATGCCCGAGGGGCCCACAGTCCGCTCTCGCCTGCTGTGAGGCCCTCTATCTTGGATGCTGCGCCGTGCCTCAGCGGCCTTAGCATGTCTGTCATGAGGGAGATCTTCTCCTCGACGGTGCTGATTTCGTCCTCTAACCTGTCCCTGGCCGGGGATCCGGACGGGATGGTGGGCAACTTGGAGAGAAGATGTGAGAGGTGCGACCTTTCCCCAGCCAAGCGAACGCCCAAGCTCGCAGCCAGTTCTCGCTCTTCGTTGGACATGTGGCTCTGTCGCCACTGCTCGCATTTCGTCTCCACCTCGTCAGCAACGTCCGCCGTCAGCGCAGTccagatgatgatggtgatgccgtAAAGTTTCGAGTTGTCTTCCGACGTCATGGTAAAGCCATGCCATGTTGACCGCGGGCGGTCATCCGACGAGACGATTTGGATGTCGTTGGGGAACGCAAACATGGGCACGTAGTCGGGGAACTTGCCACGCCTGGggatctcgtcgacggccgtctTGGGCGGATACCGGTCGAGGAGCACCGGCTCAAACCTGCGCTTGAGTGGATGCATGTCCGGATCGGTGTTGAGCGGCTCTGGCGGAGGAATAACTGAGTTGTAGTTGCTGAGCCTCCTGGCTGTGCGAACCGACGCTGCGACGGGTCTGTTAGTGGGAGAAGGACATGGGATGCGGAGGAGTTGGCTGGCTGTGACGAACCTGCCCTACTGGAAGCCCCTGGTCTTACAGAGCTGGGCGGCTTGCGCATGCTGTTCATGTCCCTAAAACTGATCTTGCGACGGATGCTACCCTTGATGCTCTTCAAGGGGCTGACTCTGCCGCTGGGAATGCTCTCCTCTGCACGGATTCGCTCGGCTCGGGGATTGACCATGGGAGGCCGCGCCTGGGTCTTTGCGCCTGCGGTGAAGGACAGGTCCTCCAAGAAGTTCTCCCGCTCGGCAGCGAACTTGAACAGGGCCTTGTCGAAGTCAAATTCCCCCATGAGGAGACCatgccctcctccgccttcggcggcgctgccgtttGCTGCGCTGCCGTTAGGCCCAGGCACCTTGACTGCCTTGATCGTAGCACTGCTACGGTTGCTCCTGGTATTGCCGTCTGTCTCATCCAACGTGTGAATGGAGAAGCGCCCGTCGCTGGAGATTCTCGAGAGGCGATTGGCCGAATTTTGCCGCGAgtggcgcgccgcagccgttCTTTGTTGCCCATTGACAGCGACTTCTTGAGGCTCGCCATCTTCGGTGATGGTGGACTCGACAGGTAGAGAggcgggctgcggcagctGGTCGTCGTA
The genomic region above belongs to Purpureocillium takamizusanense chromosome 5, complete sequence and contains:
- a CDS encoding uncharacterized protein (EggNog:ENOG503NXDK~COG:S), whose translation is MEASSTPLADYFWIAGVEYIRYDDQLPQPASLPVESTITEDGEPQEVAVNGQQRTAAARHSRQNSANRLSRISSDGRFSIHTLDETDGNTRSNRSSATIKAVKVPGPNGSAANGSAAEGGGGHGLLMGEFDFDKALFKFAAERENFLEDLSFTAGAKTQARPPMVNPRAERIRAEESIPSGRVSPLKSIKGSIRRKISFRDMNSMRKPPSSVRPGASSRAASVRTARRLSNYNSVIPPPEPLNTDPDMHPLKRRFEPVLLDRYPPKTAVDEIPRRGKFPDYVPMFAFPNDIQIVSSDDRPRSTWHGFTMTSEDNSKLYGITIIIWTALTADVADEVETKCEQWRQSHMSNEERELAASLGVRLAGERSHLSHLLSKLPTIPSGSPARDRLEDEISTVEEKISLMTDMLRPLRHGAASKIEGLTAGESGLWAPRAYGILGRDPANMAFWKEWLKAILVPMTDGSVLRVLPSSPKIGRWQPLERYVVNMCTEAFTPLGSKTQVELGVRDLRMFSRKEASNELPGSRTIDLYALFRCLSLENVVALFEYAMSESRIIFLSSHTSMLHLACHALANLLYPFKWASIFIPVLPARLISALEAPCPYIVGVERRYERIDLPDDDYVLVDLDRDTIDATSQPHRLPRQHRRKLMSLLQVAAPHTLRYGVTVGPPPYAIESFPYDAFSSENGSVFTPTPPRTSLGKWVTQNSSSFAEPDPATDIRPPVFNAFTVSSVDTGKADRPGTSKSSRTSPQSSVSPVSTHFPPMPTTPLSRSDSGFALTATLREKRSGHFGEEKGRRSSSFGLDKFHPNSRPALPFLNGHQPNASISGLSVDTTSSFGAGYAPSAYAQSTLAASTIMPNMQIQPVQNTETTVWVEGHCFSLDARDASSPCTICDEKPEGDGMYQCSSCKTWAHGRCLGQVSLVCPEAFHADRVRAAFVRCMASLLYTYRKYLGKPSRQQKNNGQLYAFDMDGFIKSLPYDQQEYTTMLRDTQAFNEFIHHREMKPASEASVRLFDEIIMAKKARGRTGLSSGLSRLSTIRASHGASANGWGLGVSSRTATGKTPTFLTDTTDHIWRTASVPLPKGSFPGEYRSVVTRIPSRLDRTLMREPRAIQGVPRMEQRGTRGLVRKQVPSMLGTTPPT
- a CDS encoding uncharacterized protein (COG:S~EggNog:ENOG503NYP3) gives rise to the protein MGRGGRGGGHAPFRRPVDLTGIISAAERNDLITLANAITEKMHSDISRVFDSPKVSTVDDNGEKNPFQSILVVFRRHEGNTSDNLGVAEQSPAIPGGDGSKTYSKVHEIVEKEEKQAMTPQLGELRREALMFFRKWQHVITQRIREIAVTEPTGHMPGGGTRGRGGRGSRGGGRARGARGGAGLGRGGLTLALGPPRVPVNQMDRELAAAFPPIPTTLWTLHVEKRKLLLHVVLLLVLSLQDYNANARVFLLNLTSALNLSLAIYHGEELRISQALAKLALEYAPRDEAGQRVEEQKGPKRWKVGFTSPSPNSTIASALKAEGIGTINDGLTLSVATIAGLLGPLGEYGHLLGNMFGINAVRPTSKLLEACGKDVSDFAFLRLHDPANSEYRDMKETPAAGRRLRVVLAMSGCYSETEDLVRPWRFLGQQTESYAVRWDVTSLTNLGSAVETVIKSTAWANAAKEIRSRSLFASLLHNSWPVALLKVSKIIDNPWNWGMVRAEKVGALLADALVRHKFQGERSVSLIGYSLAARAIYTCLMVLAERRQFGLIDSVVLIGTPAPSESRVWLTLKSVVSGRLVNVYSEHDYMLGFLYRTSNVHFGVAGLQEIQGANGVENHCVKYLPRGHLGYQVLTGQILKDIGWDSLDVDAVKADVAQHRGSGRRGRGRGGRA
- a CDS encoding DNA-directed DNA polymerase (EggNog:ENOG503NUYF~COG:L), which produces MNAHPRKPPRRRDHRVILQFDYDCFYAQVFENRNPALRSKPLGVKQKNILATCNYNARSLGVRKLMLISEAKRLCPSLVLVDGEDLTPFRDTSKTLFNFLRSHSWNGKVERLGFDEVFMDVTDMVDYNILCLNRNSLGDSFFHLSEQDPERGFLCDLNAIVGCVAGPATAQADLDNHTYLRLLLGSHLAHYLRTKLETDFGYTSTCGISTNKLLSKLVGSCHKPQNQTTFLAWSDEGVMAFMDAHKTRKVPGLGFKTAMLLESHVLGQDVDIDTDSHSFDSLVTVGQVRQHPSMSPAFIETLLKGPGSERGVGTRVWGLLHGVDESEVKEASDIPSQISIEDTYKGLETIPQITEELHKLSCSLIRRLRVDLLTANSNADVPGCRKWIARPKTLRLSIRSWPTRQVPHSTQAMNFSRASRSGPISPFVFDLETDIDCLAQRLVAETLLPLLRRLQTEQGPNHKWNLQLLNICAANMVAGAADDKLGVGRDIGDMFKHQDEMLRPWKVTQPADEPSHSQVEDGTKQVSFDDDDYEGDVAWDGAAHPQCPACGHPIPHFAMAAHARFHELGG
- a CDS encoding DNA-directed DNA polymerase (EggNog:ENOG503NUYF~COG:L) — encoded protein: MVDYNILCLNRNSLGDSFFHLSEQDPERGFLCDLNAIVGCVAGPATAQADLDNHTYLRLLLGSHLAHYLRTKLETDFGYTSTCGISTNKLLSKLVGSCHKPQNQTTFLAWSDEGVMAFMDAHKTRKVPGLGFKTAMLLESHVLGQDVDIDTDSHSFDSLVTVGQVRQHPSMSPAFIETLLKGPGSERGVGTRVWGLLHGVDESEVKEASDIPSQISIEDTYKGLETIPQITEELHKLSCSLIRRLRVDLLTANSNADVPGCRKWIARPKTLRLSIRSWPTRQVPHSTQAMNFSRASRSGPISPFVFDLETDIDCLAQRLVAETLLPLLRRLQTEQGPNHKWNLQLLNICAANMVAGAADDKLGVGRDIGDMFKHQDEMLRPWKVTQPADEPSHSQVEDGTKQVSFDDDDYEGDVAWDGAAHPQCPACGHPIPHFAMAAHARFHELGG
- the ILV6 gene encoding Acetolactate synthase (BUSCO:EOG09263MGE~EggNog:ENOG503NUVU~COG:E): MASLRSCSAPLRRLAASRTSTLGAVRYSSNSSSTSAIAYKALRNRSAPLPVTNAPPAWSAQAAVSNILYETPTPSMAPPKRHILNCLVQNEPGVLSRLSGILAARGFNIDSLVVCNTEVEDLSRMTIVLTGQDGVVEQARRQLEDLVPVWAVLDYSNAALVQRELLLAKINILGPEYFEELLAHHREMTAGEPESPEGIERQTRSLEETAQDFHPSKLAASEALRHKHEHLKTITYFTHQFGGKVLDISTISCIVELSAKQSRIDSFLKLVAPFGILESARTGLMALPRSPLHGPSEEPLVKEADEVVDISQLPPG